Part of the Halobellus ruber genome is shown below.
TCGTGACAGACGACGAGTTCACCCGAGCCACACCGACGCACGTCGAACTCGATCCAGTCGGCGGACGCGGCGGCGCCGCGGAACGCCGAGAGCGTGTTCTCCGGGAACTCCTCGGCGTACCCCCGGTGGGCGACGTAGTCCATACCCCGACTATGGCGACGACGGCAGTAATAGGTTGCCGGCGGGCCGTCGACAGGGGACCACAGGAGCTTCGACTCCGGTCGGACGCCCGCTGGGTCGTCGGGCATAGACTCCCCAGCGTCACCGCCCGCTCGAGGGCGTCGTCAGTTTACTTTTCCTCTGGTTATTGGTGATAATTTTTAAGTTAGACTGTCGGAAACGTCCACGACAGAATGAGCGACGGAAGCCTCGCTGACGCCCTCGCCGCCGCCGAGAGTCCGACGGCCCTCCTCCGCAACAACCCGGGTCGACATCCCTACCCCGTGCAATCGGAGTTCACGAACTGGATCGAGGAGGTGCGGAGCTGGCGGGAGACGTGTGCGCTCTCGGACCTCTCGCACCACCAGAAGGACCTCTACGTCGAGGGTCCCGACGCCCTGTCGGTGTTTGCGGACCTCGGGATCAACGACTTCGGGGGCTTCGAGCCCGGACAGGCCAAGCAGTTCGTCGCCTGCAACCCCGAGGGGTACGTGATCGGGGACGCCATCCTGTTTTATCTCGACGAGGAGCGCCTGAAGCTCACTGGCACCCCGGTCGCGCCCGACTGGGTGGAGTACAACCTCGCGACCGGCGACTACGACGCCACCGCGGAGGCCGACGAGCGGTACCACGACAAGGACGAACCGCACCGGACGTTCAGATATCAGCTCCAAGGTCCTCACGCCTTGGACACGATGCGGGACGCCGTCGAGGGGTCGCTGCCGGAGATCCCCTTCTTCAACTTCGATGCGGTCACGGTCGGCGGCGTCGAGGTTCGGGCGTTGCGGCACGCGATGGCGTCGAACGCGGGCTTCGAGATCTGGGGGCCGTGGGCGGAACGCGACGCGGTCAGGGACGCGCTCCTCGATGCGGGCGAGGCGTACGGGATCCGACAGCTCGGCGAGAAAAGCTACAAGGCCCAAGGACAGGAGAAGGGATGGATCGCACGGCCGCTCCCGGCGATCTTCGGTGACTCGATGGCCGACTACCGCGAGTGGCTCGACGCCGACAGCTACGAGGCGACGAGTACCCTCGGCGGCAGCTTCGACCCCGACGACGTCTCGGAGTACTACCTGAACCCGATCGAACTCGGCTACGAGCGGTTCGTCGACTTCGACCACGAGTTCGTGGGCCGGGAGGCGGTAATGGAGATGGCCGAGGAGCCGCAACGCGAGAAGGTGACGCTCGTGTGGGACGACGACGACGTCGTCGACATCCTCGCGTCGCTGTTCCGCGACGGGGAGACGTACAAGTACTTCGACCTCTCGATGCCGTACTGGGCGGTCTTTCACTACGACGAGGTCCGGAGCGGCAACGAGACCGCGGGGCTCTCGAAGTACTTCGGGTACACGTACAACGAGCGATCCGTGCTCTCCTTGGCTCTCGTCGACCCCGAGTACAGCGACCCAGGCACCGAGGTCACGCTCGTGTGGGGCGAGCCCGGCGGCACTTCCCCGAACCCGAAGGTCGAAGACCATGTCCAAACGGAGATCACCGCGACCGTCGCACCGAACCCCTACGTCGACCTCGACGAATGAGACCGGCCGGACCCGGCCGCCGGCGTCCGGGCACGTGGGGTTCGACGGGCGTACGACCCGGCCGCCCGACGGGCGCACAAAAGAATTAATTACGGTGTCGGCGAGGTATTTACCGATGGATCACATAGTGTCGGTAATCTCGCCGGGACCTCGGTCCCACCCGGCGGGGGCGACCGAGACGGCATCGATCCGCACCACCGGAACCGTCGGACGCCCGCCGAGGACCCGACGATGAGCGCTGTCGGTTACGAGGCCGCGGTCCTCGACCTCGACGGGACGGTGTACCTCGGCGACGGCCTCATCCCCGGCGTCGGCGACGGGATCCGCCGGCTCCGGGAGTCGGTCGGCCCCGTCAGGTTTCTCACGAACAAGGCGATCGCGCGCCGGGGGGACTACAGCGAGAAGTTGCGCCGGCTCGGAATCGACGCCGAGCGGCGGCACGTGATCAACTCGGGGTGGGTGACGGCCCAGTACGTCAGCGACCGGTATCCCCGGTCGGCGGCGTTCGTCGTGGGCGAAGCCCCGCTCATAGAGGAGTTCCACGACGCCGGCGTCGACACCACCACGGACGACTCGGGGGATCTCGTCGTGGCGTCGATGGATCGAGGGTTCGACTACGACGACCTCGACGTCGCGCTCCGGACCCTCGACGACGGGGAGGCGCCGTTCCTGGCGACGAACCCCGACCGGACGTGTCCAACGGAGTCGGGGGCCGTCCCCGACGCGGCGGGGATGATCGGCGCGATCGAGGCGGTGACCGGCCGAACGGTCGACGAGGTGCTCGGGAAGCCCTCCCCGCGGATGGTCGAGATCACGGTCGGGGAGATCGGCGTCGCCCCCGAGGACTGTCTGATGATCGGCGATCGGATCGAGACCGACATTCTGATGGGCGAACGCGCGGGGATGACCACCGTGCTCGTGCTCTCGGGGGTGACCGACCGGGAGATGATCCCCGGGGCGGAGGCTGATCCCGATTACGTCATCGACTCGTTGGGGGGGATCGGTGACGTCCTCGATGACCGCTGACGGCGGTCGAGAAGCGTTCCAAACGCATCTCCCGGTCCCGAGAAATCGTGCCCGACACAACGGGTCCGACCGTGGAGTGAAAGTGAACGCGAGGATCGGCGAATCGGCGTTGCCGGGGTCGACTGCCGACGACCGAGCGGTTCCCTACAGCCCCTATCCGGCGTGGTCACGATCGTTCCCACGTCGGGGCGAATCAACGAGGTTAAGTACAAACCACACTTCGATAAGTAATGCGAAGCACACCACGCGACTGGGGGCGGTTCAACCCCGTCCCCACTCGCCGTCCGGCCACGTCGGCCCCGGTTCAACGGGTTTATACCCGTCCACCGGTTCGACTGTGTTGGACACGGAATGAGGATTCCACCCCTGCGGTCCGCCGTACACGATGGAATCTGATGTTAGCCTTGGTGGTTCGGTGACACCTGTCCGGTGTCGCCCGAACCACACGGACCACGCAACCAATGCAATACGACGCGATGCAACGCAGTAGGATCTGTGCAATCCACAATTTGGTGATTCCTCCTTTCACGAGGAGAAATCCCGCCAACCCTCCCCGTTCACGCGGGGAACCCATTCCGGTTGATCCTGCCGGAGGCCATTGCTATTGGAGTCCGATTTAGCCATGCTAGTCGTACGAGTTCAGACTCGTGGCGCATAGCTCAGTAACACGTGGCCAACCTACCCTTCAGCGGCGGACACCCTCGGGAAACTGAGGCTAATCCGCCATACCCCTCTCACGCTGGAACCGCCGAGAGGCCAAAACGCCTTACGGCGCTGGAGGATGAGGCTGCGGCCGATTAGGTAGACGGTGGGGTAACGGCCCACCGTGCCCATAATCGGTACGGGTCGTGAGAGCGAGAGCC
Proteins encoded:
- a CDS encoding aminomethyl transferase family protein; this translates as MSDGSLADALAAAESPTALLRNNPGRHPYPVQSEFTNWIEEVRSWRETCALSDLSHHQKDLYVEGPDALSVFADLGINDFGGFEPGQAKQFVACNPEGYVIGDAILFYLDEERLKLTGTPVAPDWVEYNLATGDYDATAEADERYHDKDEPHRTFRYQLQGPHALDTMRDAVEGSLPEIPFFNFDAVTVGGVEVRALRHAMASNAGFEIWGPWAERDAVRDALLDAGEAYGIRQLGEKSYKAQGQEKGWIARPLPAIFGDSMADYREWLDADSYEATSTLGGSFDPDDVSEYYLNPIELGYERFVDFDHEFVGREAVMEMAEEPQREKVTLVWDDDDVVDILASLFRDGETYKYFDLSMPYWAVFHYDEVRSGNETAGLSKYFGYTYNERSVLSLALVDPEYSDPGTEVTLVWGEPGGTSPNPKVEDHVQTEITATVAPNPYVDLDE
- a CDS encoding HAD-IIA family hydrolase, with protein sequence MSAVGYEAAVLDLDGTVYLGDGLIPGVGDGIRRLRESVGPVRFLTNKAIARRGDYSEKLRRLGIDAERRHVINSGWVTAQYVSDRYPRSAAFVVGEAPLIEEFHDAGVDTTTDDSGDLVVASMDRGFDYDDLDVALRTLDDGEAPFLATNPDRTCPTESGAVPDAAGMIGAIEAVTGRTVDEVLGKPSPRMVEITVGEIGVAPEDCLMIGDRIETDILMGERAGMTTVLVLSGVTDREMIPGAEADPDYVIDSLGGIGDVLDDR